attcttcttccagAGTGTTTTGTCTTGCAAACGGACTGATATAGCATCATTTTGATTATCATCActgtcttcatcatcaacaaGGGGTCCAATTTTTGAGGAAATTGAATCATCTACCGCCCATATACCTATATGAGTCCAGTGAAGTATACAACGCAATTTACATAATTGTAGCCATGCTCTCTGAATATTAGTGGTGGGTTGTCCTGGTTTCGCATTTATTTCAGAGGAAAAtacttccatttttggctTACTTTTTGCTGTCGAATTGATACCAAGGCCTGCCATAAAGCTTAATCGTTTAGACTTTTTATCATGAGAAGATACTCTGTCTTCTGTTTTAGTACGCTGCGTAACTTCAGAGAATTTTACCAAATCTCCCTTGGCAATATTTTGCATCACCAGCTTTTCTAAATGCCATGCACCTACCTTTAATGATCTTAAAAAGGCAAAGATTTCACACGTTTGCCTCAACTTTAACAAACACCAGTGGCATAATGGATAAGTATTCGTTACCTGTTCTGTGCCATCATCAGCCTTATGCAACGTTTTCAGCACATACATCCTTGCATGTTCAATTATGTCATCTCTAGATTCACCACAAAAGGAACACGCAGCATGCACTGCAACTGGAGGTGAGTTTAACGGAAATTTGAACATTTTTGGCATATTCGCGGTACTTTGTTTCACAGGGCTGCTTGAGTTGTAACCAATGTGATAAGTTGCATTAACGCCGCTCAAGGGCTCCACAATCACCAAGCCATCTATaatcaaagaaagtaaAGTCTTTTTAACCAACCAGCCGATGCCCGACgcattatcaattttaAGTATAGGTTGGATTTCATCATTGACCAATCTTCGTATCAATTTTGATTCTGATGAAGTTGCCTTTATGTTTTCACATTGAGGTAGAGCAGcaacaaatttcaagaactcGTTGTAAAGGCTTATATCATAACGAATAGATGATATAGTTGGTGAATATACAATCCCACTGTACATATCTTGGGAAGCAAAGGAGTTCAAAGTTGGAACTTTGTTCAAAGAAGTGCTAGAAGAAGTCGCTGAATCGCTTAGGATCGTGGAATACCTATTCGAGTTATTCGTTACTGTACTTTCATTGTCTAAACTATGCATCACtttcttcaagtttttgaGTTGTAGGGTCAAAGTCTCCAACAACACATCTTTTTCACGGAGTTGTTCGGTGAGTCTCTTGTTCAATATCTCGATAGCATATTTTTCCCTTCTAGCATCTGCAACCATGGTGTTTGCTTCATCGAAAAGCGAAGCAGTCAAATCTTCAACTTCCCTATTTAGtttgtcattttcatcttcagctTTGGTTCGAAGTTGGGTTTCTTTCGCTATATCCTCATGCAGTTTTTTCACCTCGTCATCCCTCTCTGATAGagtctttttcaaagtgttATGATCTGTTTCCAATTGATTGTAGTTTTCAATCGCTGCCTTTTGGCTGGCTATTGTTTTTAAAGATTTATTAAGCTGTTCCTCTAAATGTGACTGTTTATCCACACTTTCAATTAATTGCGTGGACAGGGATGTGACCTGtattgatattctttttgcttcCTCAGAAGC
The Saccharomyces kudriavzevii IFO 1802 strain IFO1802 genome assembly, chromosome: 14 DNA segment above includes these coding regions:
- the SEC2 gene encoding guanine nucleotide exchange factor SEC2 (similar to Saccharomyces cerevisiae SEC2 (YNL272C); ancestral locus Anc_1.81): MDASEEAKRISIQVTSLSTQLIESVDKQSHLEEQLNKSLKTIASQKAAIENYNQLETDHNTLKKTLSERDDEVKKLHEDIAKETQLRTKAEDENDKLNREVEDLTASLFDEANTMVADARREKYAIEILNKRLTEQLREKDVLLETLTLQLKNLKKVMHSLDNESTVTNNSNRYSTILSDSATSSSTSLNKVPTLNSFASQDMYSGIVYSPTISSIRYDISLYNEFLKFVAALPQCENIKATSSESKLIRRLVNDEIQPILKIDNASGIGWLVKKTLLSLIIDGLVIVEPLSGVNATYHIGYNSSSPVKQSTANMPKMFKFPLNSPPVAVHAACSFCGESRDDIIEHARMYVLKTLHKADDGTEQVTNTYPLCHWCLLKLRQTCEIFAFLRSLKVGAWHLEKLVMQNIAKGDLVKFSEVTQRTKTEDRVSSHDKKSKRLSFMAGLGINSTAKSKPKMEVFSSEINAKPGQPTTNIQRAWLQLCKLRCILHWTHIGIWAVDDSISSKIGPLVDDEDSDDNQNDAISVRLQDKTLWKKNKGAPSSSSSADESQKSDTFDFESEDTENEKTGESSSDGLSTDGSSTDESSTEESSSTVSTTSHGNSEDLDRNEGDDTVTNYDERSTNSTKKKKESVNKTDDGVRKKSKRKASQHEIQKKKLLQDLDELEEQFREESANNQDEPKSSDDVEKHTEFLKKPFATKEDVRKNEDLSIEESNLAISDKHQEQIRENSPSSALHASSSNDDNFDDAQEQQ